A stretch of Rhizobium sp. TH2 DNA encodes these proteins:
- a CDS encoding xanthine dehydrogenase family protein subunit M, which produces MALTLQTFPTSDAAAAALAADGAARYLGGGTLVVRDANEGDVTFSSYIRTTDPALSAVTVTGGRAKLGASVTMGRIIADERLECLTKAAHSVGGPAIRNMATVGGNLFAPAPYGDLGVALLALDAAVEIGGASVPLARFLKERDTAHARSVVKSISFALPNTDAFRFIKVSRIKPKGVSVITIAAVLEESGGAITSARIAYGCMADRPIRATAAEGALVGKPRTAEGIRDALKVASEGTDPITDAIASAWYRTQVLPVHLGRLLLA; this is translated from the coding sequence ATGGCTCTGACGCTGCAGACTTTTCCGACGTCCGACGCCGCAGCGGCGGCACTCGCCGCGGATGGCGCGGCACGCTACCTCGGCGGCGGCACCCTGGTCGTGCGGGACGCCAATGAGGGCGATGTTACCTTCTCAAGTTATATCCGCACCACCGATCCGGCCCTATCGGCCGTCACCGTAACCGGCGGCCGGGCGAAGCTCGGCGCCTCGGTGACGATGGGGCGCATCATCGCGGACGAACGGCTCGAATGTCTCACCAAGGCTGCGCATTCGGTGGGAGGCCCGGCCATCCGCAACATGGCGACTGTCGGCGGAAATCTCTTTGCGCCCGCCCCCTATGGCGATCTTGGTGTTGCGCTTCTGGCACTTGATGCGGCGGTCGAGATCGGTGGGGCTTCCGTCCCACTTGCACGGTTTCTCAAGGAGCGCGACACCGCCCATGCCCGCTCGGTGGTGAAAAGCATCAGCTTCGCGCTGCCGAACACAGATGCCTTCCGCTTCATAAAGGTTTCCCGCATCAAGCCGAAAGGTGTCTCGGTCATCACAATCGCCGCCGTCCTCGAGGAGAGCGGTGGCGCGATCACCAGCGCCCGCATCGCCTATGGTTGCATGGCCGATCGCCCGATCCGCGCCACCGCGGCCGAAGGCGCTCTCGTCGGCAAGCCTCGAACTGCCGAGGGCATAAGAGACGCCCTAAAGGTCGCGAGCGAGGGCACCGACCCCATCACCGATGCCATCGCCAGCGCCTGGTACCGGACGCAGGTTCTGCCGGTGCATCTCGGCCGACTGTTGTTGGCGTGA
- a CDS encoding SRPBCC family protein, translated as MPDITISSVIDAPIEKVWARVRDFNGLPSWHPRMVASKIEDARPADEIGCIRNFQLASGPTIREKLLAFSDADHSVSYSIIETPQPISNHKATLTLKRVTDGDRTFAEWTATFDAPAEEADKVAEGMGINVFQGGFNALKTHFAENT; from the coding sequence ATGCCTGATATCACCATTTCCTCCGTCATCGACGCACCGATCGAAAAGGTCTGGGCGCGTGTCCGCGACTTCAATGGCCTGCCCTCCTGGCATCCGCGCATGGTGGCCAGCAAGATCGAAGACGCACGCCCGGCCGACGAGATCGGCTGTATCCGGAATTTCCAGCTCGCCTCCGGCCCGACGATCCGCGAGAAGCTTCTTGCCTTCTCCGATGCCGATCATTCGGTCAGCTACAGCATTATCGAAACACCGCAGCCGATCAGCAATCACAAGGCCACGCTCACCCTGAAGCGCGTGACAGACGGCGACCGTACCTTCGCCGAATGGACGGCGACATTCGATGCGCCGGCTGAAGAGGCCGACAAGGTGGCCGAAGGCATGGGCATCAATGTCTTCCAGGGCGGTTTCAACGCCTTGAAGACGCATTTCGCCGAAAACACTTGA
- a CDS encoding helix-turn-helix domain-containing protein yields the protein MTESIRLFRGPFGHVSLLNVGGNLVTHAHSEVHIVIWLAGSAGTMTVGGQTVIPERGVAIGINSFEPHNHTFAEGEIPGQFLAFYIDWDWLASRRGLRAGTAAFAEPVMQLERWLAEAAQFLPNRLGDGDEEFAAYELERFIDHVMDAADAARPKDGAQTIRGGRDFRIRKALALMEANIGERICFDDVARSVGLSRPHFFALFKEQMSVTPNVYWNTLRITEAMRCLQSSDESMISVACNLGFTTQGNFSRFFREHTGVPPTVYRSASNEGRFVATAGERGAELCR from the coding sequence ATGACGGAATCGATAAGGCTCTTTCGGGGGCCGTTCGGACATGTCTCGCTTCTGAATGTCGGTGGCAATCTGGTCACCCATGCGCATTCGGAGGTTCATATCGTGATTTGGCTGGCGGGATCGGCCGGCACGATGACGGTTGGCGGCCAGACCGTCATTCCAGAGCGCGGCGTGGCGATCGGGATCAACTCCTTCGAACCGCACAATCACACCTTTGCCGAGGGAGAGATTCCGGGCCAGTTCCTCGCCTTCTATATCGATTGGGATTGGCTCGCATCGCGCCGTGGTCTCCGCGCCGGCACTGCGGCATTTGCCGAGCCCGTGATGCAGCTCGAGCGGTGGCTGGCCGAGGCGGCGCAATTCCTGCCCAATCGTCTTGGCGATGGCGACGAAGAATTCGCCGCTTACGAACTCGAACGCTTCATCGATCATGTCATGGATGCCGCTGATGCAGCCCGGCCGAAGGACGGCGCCCAGACGATCCGCGGTGGCCGCGATTTCCGTATCCGCAAAGCCTTGGCACTGATGGAAGCCAATATCGGCGAGCGGATCTGTTTCGACGATGTGGCGCGCAGCGTAGGTCTTTCCCGTCCGCACTTCTTCGCGCTCTTCAAGGAGCAGATGAGCGTGACGCCGAATGTCTACTGGAACACGCTGCGCATCACCGAGGCCATGCGCTGCCTGCAGTCCTCGGACGAGTCGATGATCTCGGTCGCCTGCAATCTCGGCTTCACCACGCAAGGCAACTTCTCGCGCTTCTTCCGGGAACATACGGGTGTGCCTCCCACGGTCTATCGCTCGGCGTCGAATGAAGGCCGGTTCGTCGCCACTGCCGGCGAGCGCGGCGCGGAACTCTGTCGATAG
- a CDS encoding xanthine dehydrogenase family protein molybdopterin-binding subunit has protein sequence MEVRKSYFADQRKDDLKEIGKPSLRVDALGHVTGTTSYFADRNFPGLLHLKMVRSPHHHARVRGVDFSEAEKHPGVVRILTASDVPHNVYTILTLIQVGPEDETVLATDKVRWKGEAIVAILADSERAANEAVAKVKIDYEVLEPVFSIDDALKPGAPVVNEYHGQNYYRYDSGECRKVRFGDVDAGFAQADHILEETYSSGPIEHAPTETTGCIVMPEGNGRFTCYTNTQAMFFTLDNTSIILEMDGAKLHMVGGTVGGGFGGKVDVTVEPIAILGAKLTGRPVSFIYSREEEMQVSSPRAAEKLVIKDGVMNDGRIVAHYVKAYIDAGAYSRHSPYGAQKSAAHFPGPYTVPNVFVDSYCVYTNRTPSSAMRGFGVTIGDFALEVQMDKLARLVGMDPLEFRFINAYRDGDMKAHRQPTEGAALIECMQEAARISNWPLADKYFAMSSMKREG, from the coding sequence ATGGAAGTCCGCAAATCCTATTTCGCCGACCAGCGCAAGGATGACCTCAAGGAGATCGGCAAGCCGAGCCTCAGGGTCGATGCTCTGGGCCATGTCACAGGTACGACCAGCTATTTCGCCGACCGCAATTTTCCCGGCCTGCTGCATCTGAAGATGGTGCGCAGCCCGCATCACCATGCCCGCGTTCGAGGCGTGGACTTTTCCGAGGCGGAGAAGCATCCCGGTGTCGTGCGCATCCTCACGGCGTCCGATGTGCCGCACAATGTCTACACGATCCTCACCCTCATCCAGGTCGGCCCCGAGGACGAGACGGTGCTGGCGACCGACAAGGTGCGCTGGAAGGGCGAGGCGATCGTCGCGATCCTCGCCGACAGCGAGCGCGCCGCCAACGAGGCGGTGGCTAAGGTCAAGATCGACTACGAGGTGCTCGAACCGGTATTCAGCATCGACGACGCGCTGAAGCCCGGCGCGCCGGTCGTCAACGAATACCACGGCCAGAATTACTACCGTTACGACAGCGGCGAATGCCGTAAGGTCCGCTTCGGCGATGTCGATGCCGGCTTCGCCCAGGCCGACCACATCCTGGAGGAGACCTATTCCTCCGGCCCGATCGAACACGCGCCGACCGAGACCACCGGCTGCATCGTCATGCCCGAGGGCAACGGCCGTTTCACCTGCTACACCAATACGCAGGCGATGTTCTTCACGCTCGACAACACATCGATCATCCTTGAGATGGATGGCGCCAAGCTGCACATGGTCGGAGGCACTGTTGGTGGCGGCTTCGGCGGCAAGGTAGACGTCACCGTCGAGCCGATCGCTATTCTCGGCGCCAAGCTCACCGGCCGGCCGGTATCGTTCATCTACAGCCGAGAGGAGGAGATGCAGGTCTCCTCGCCCCGCGCCGCCGAAAAGCTCGTCATCAAGGATGGCGTGATGAACGATGGCCGCATCGTCGCCCACTACGTGAAGGCCTATATCGACGCCGGCGCCTATTCCCGCCACTCGCCCTATGGTGCGCAGAAATCGGCCGCCCACTTCCCCGGCCCCTACACGGTGCCGAACGTGTTCGTCGATAGCTACTGCGTCTACACCAATCGGACGCCGTCGAGCGCCATGCGCGGCTTCGGCGTCACGATCGGCGATTTCGCGCTCGAAGTGCAGATGGACAAACTGGCGCGCCTCGTCGGCATGGACCCGCTCGAATTCCGCTTCATCAATGCGTATCGCGACGGCGACATGAAGGCGCATAGACAGCCGACCGAGGGCGCCGCGCTGATCGAATGCATGCAGGAGGCGGCGCGCATTTCCAACTGGCCGCTGGCGGACAAATATTTCGCCATGTCGTCCATGAAGAGGGAGGGCTGA
- a CDS encoding xanthine dehydrogenase family protein molybdopterin-binding subunit: MAIRKGRGVSAVNYPTGMNLGGDPTQALVHSTPTGNFMVSLSSVDLGQGLKQIMSQICAETIGVPVDRVIIDTADTDTGPHCMGTFASRGTHRAGNAVIQAAKEARQVMLEVAAEELETDASDLDTDGLGNIHVKGAPQRSISIFDTALVAHFKRGRSISGRGMFLIPRSYPDMETGAMKPSTCYAHACTVADVEVDDETGEVTVLSIKNVFEIGRALNPKMVEQQLVGGSWMGMSHALYETTEPYYPNREHGGRDFNEYLMPGPGDLADTEIVVLERPAADGPYGAKGPGEMCANPQIPAIANAIFDAVGVRVDTLPITPERILRALQQSRASH, encoded by the coding sequence ATGGCCATCAGGAAAGGCCGCGGTGTCTCCGCCGTCAATTATCCCACCGGCATGAATCTCGGCGGCGACCCGACCCAGGCGCTGGTACATTCGACGCCGACCGGCAATTTCATGGTCTCGCTGTCCTCGGTCGATCTTGGCCAGGGACTGAAGCAGATCATGAGCCAGATCTGCGCCGAGACCATCGGCGTGCCGGTCGATCGCGTGATCATCGACACCGCCGACACCGACACCGGCCCGCATTGCATGGGCACATTCGCCTCGCGCGGCACCCACCGCGCCGGTAATGCCGTGATCCAGGCGGCCAAGGAGGCACGGCAGGTGATGCTGGAAGTCGCGGCCGAGGAACTTGAGACCGATGCGTCGGACCTCGATACCGACGGCTTGGGCAACATCCACGTCAAGGGCGCGCCTCAGCGGTCGATCTCGATCTTCGACACTGCCCTTGTCGCCCATTTCAAGCGCGGCCGTTCCATCTCCGGGCGTGGCATGTTCCTGATCCCCCGCTCCTATCCCGACATGGAAACGGGCGCGATGAAGCCTTCGACCTGCTATGCGCATGCCTGCACCGTCGCCGATGTAGAGGTCGACGACGAGACCGGCGAAGTGACGGTGCTCTCGATCAAGAACGTCTTCGAAATCGGCCGGGCACTGAACCCGAAGATGGTCGAGCAGCAATTGGTCGGCGGCTCCTGGATGGGGATGAGCCATGCGCTCTATGAAACGACGGAGCCCTATTATCCAAACCGCGAGCATGGCGGGCGGGACTTCAACGAATATCTGATGCCTGGCCCCGGCGATCTCGCCGATACGGAAATCGTCGTTCTGGAACGCCCGGCGGCGGACGGTCCCTATGGCGCGAAAGGGCCTGGCGAAATGTGCGCGAATCCGCAAATCCCGGCCATTGCCAATGCTATATTCGACGCGGTCGGCGTCAGGGTCGATACTCTGCCGATCACGCCGGAGCGGATTCTGCGCGCGCTGCAGCAAAGCCGCGCAAGCCATTGA
- a CDS encoding MoxR family ATPase, which translates to MNTQSATEVFVSPETVAEHFAACRYIADEPLATAVFLAIRLGKPLLIEGMPGVGKTEAAKAVAQILGRDLIRLQCYEGVDAQHALYEWNYQRQLLAIRQADKADIDIYDDRFLIERPLLRSLRNPEHTVLLVDEIDRADHEFEALLLEYLSDFQISIPERGTVSASQPPVVILTSNRTRELAEALRRRCVYHWIAYPEPGREAAIIAARAPGVAEATASAVARAVSAIRARPLAKPPGISESVEWANAATVLEKGGSPWPEAFRRAIGVLIKDEEDLALMRTELPRILDEALA; encoded by the coding sequence ATGAATACGCAATCGGCAACTGAGGTCTTCGTCTCGCCCGAAACGGTGGCCGAGCATTTCGCGGCCTGCCGCTACATCGCTGACGAGCCGCTGGCTACCGCTGTCTTCTTGGCGATCCGGCTCGGCAAGCCGCTGCTGATCGAAGGCATGCCCGGTGTTGGCAAGACCGAGGCCGCCAAGGCGGTCGCCCAGATCCTCGGTCGTGATCTTATCCGTTTGCAATGCTATGAGGGCGTCGACGCCCAGCATGCACTCTATGAGTGGAACTACCAGCGCCAGCTGCTGGCGATCCGACAGGCCGACAAGGCCGATATCGATATCTATGACGACCGCTTCCTGATCGAGCGTCCCCTGCTCCGCTCGCTGCGCAATCCCGAGCACACCGTGCTTCTTGTCGACGAGATCGACCGCGCGGACCATGAATTCGAGGCGCTGCTGCTCGAATATCTCTCGGACTTCCAGATCTCGATCCCCGAGCGTGGCACGGTCAGCGCCAGCCAGCCGCCCGTGGTCATCCTCACGTCAAACCGGACCCGCGAACTCGCCGAAGCCCTGCGACGGCGCTGCGTCTATCACTGGATCGCCTATCCCGAGCCCGGCCGCGAAGCCGCGATCATCGCGGCCCGCGCGCCCGGCGTCGCCGAGGCTACGGCCTCCGCCGTCGCCCGCGCCGTCAGCGCCATCCGCGCACGCCCGCTGGCCAAGCCGCCAGGCATTTCGGAATCGGTCGAATGGGCCAATGCCGCTACCGTGCTCGAAAAGGGCGGCAGCCCCTGGCCGGAAGCATTCCGCCGGGCCATCGGCGTGCTGATCAAGGACGAAGAGGACCTGGCCCTGATGCGCACAGAACTGCCGCGCATTCTGGATGAGGCACTGGCATGA
- a CDS encoding (2Fe-2S)-binding protein yields MAKVPVQFTLNGEEKAEFVESGATLLKALRDKIGDMSVKSGCQQGTCGSCSVLIDGEIRLSCLTLAETCSGTVIETTAGLAESGVLHPLQRAFNEGFATQCGFCTPGMLMAAKALLDRNPQPSREDVVDAIAGNICRCTGYEPIVQAILAASRSNSVNAA; encoded by the coding sequence ATGGCCAAGGTTCCAGTCCAGTTCACGCTCAACGGCGAGGAAAAGGCGGAGTTCGTCGAAAGCGGGGCAACACTTCTGAAGGCGTTGCGCGACAAGATCGGCGACATGTCCGTAAAGTCTGGCTGTCAGCAGGGCACATGCGGAAGCTGTTCCGTGCTCATCGACGGCGAGATCAGGCTGTCCTGTCTCACCCTCGCCGAGACCTGCAGCGGCACGGTGATCGAGACGACCGCCGGCCTCGCCGAGAGTGGCGTACTTCACCCGCTGCAACGCGCCTTCAACGAAGGCTTTGCCACGCAATGCGGCTTCTGCACCCCGGGCATGCTGATGGCCGCCAAGGCGCTGCTCGACCGCAACCCGCAGCCGAGCCGCGAAGATGTCGTCGATGCCATCGCGGGCAACATCTGCCGCTGCACGGGCTATGAACCAATCGTGCAGGCGATCCTCGCCGCATCGCGTTCCAATTCCGTCAACGCGGCCTGA